CAATGGACAAAATAAAGGCCGCAAGTAAGATTGCCGTTGCTATAGATGCGGCTTTTTTTGAGTTCTTTTTTAAAGCTGCTAATGCTGTTCCAATGGACATGAATAAAATTTGTAGCATAAACAGACCCATCATTAGTAAAGCTATGTCCTTAAAAACAGCTGCTCCGTCTGCATTTTGCTGCACAATTAGTAAAGAAGATATAAAAGTTATTATATTGAGCACCACTACATTTACTAGGGTTGCACATAGTTTTGATGAAATAATTTTATTTCTAGACAACGGTTTAACAAATAAAAACTCCGCTGTTTTATCTCTTTCCTCTTTTGCGATAATGGTCGCTCCAAGCATACTCGAATGAATAACAGCCATTAGTACAATATATAAAAATAGTAGTCCATAATAGCCCATAATGGTGGAAAGGTCGAAAGAATTGGAACCCATAATGGCTTGAAGAGATTTTGGCATTTGAGACATTAATTCATTCATTGATTGATCACTGGCGGAAAAACCTGAATACTTTCCTACACCACTTACAATCAATAAGACCATACCTATACTCCATATTATTAGTGACTTTCGATGAGCCTTTAATTCTCTGACAAATAAATTCATTATGAATCCACCTCCCTAAACAGTATGAACATCTCTTTTGTGATAAATATAGAAACTTGCAGAAATAGCTGCAACAATGATTAATCCACCAACTAATAAAAATGACCCTTCATAGCTTGCGTTTTCAATAATATAACTTGTATTAAAGTAATTAAAAGGCGTAATGTATCTTAAAGCCGTGTCATCCATCGCCGAGCTTACCATCGCAACCATAAAAAATCCAAACACAGTCCCTAATGAGACAGATATAACAGATTTTATTTTTGGAAATACCACAGAAACAATCACTCCTATTGATAGGAAAATAAGCTGCATTAAAAATAAGCTTACGGCTATTAAGAATAAGACTGTTACGTTGAACTCCTTCTCGCTTACGAATATTGCCATCATTATAGTGGTTCCTATGAAAAAGACATTCGTAACGATAAGTGATGTGAAAGCCGCTAGTAATTTTGCTGATAAAATCTGATAACGAGTAACTGGCTTTGTCAGTAGGAAGTCCGCTGTCTTTTCACTCGTTTCTTTAGATACCAATGATGTTCCTAGATTCATTGCTTGAATAGCACCACAAAGCTTTAAATATAAGAATATATAAGAGTAGAAACCTATCACTGTTGCGATACTATCAACCGATAGTCCAATTGCTTTACGCAACTCTTCTGGAAAGCCCTCTAACATTTCCTTAAAGGCTTGAGCGTCACTTGCAAAAGAAGGGAAAATCGCAAGGAATAGGACGACGAGTGACATCTGAGCCAAAGTCCATATAATCGTGGACTTACGATATACCCGTAATTCATGAAGATACATATTCATAGCCTTAGTCCTCCTTTTCGTAAAAATGCATAAAGATTTCTTCTAGACTAGGCTCCTCTATCCAAATATTTGAGATCTCAATCTCCGAAATCTTTTTCAGAATTGGATTAATATCACCCTTGAACATAAAACTTACTAGATTTCCATTTACCTCTAGTTGGTTGACACCTTGATCTAAAAAGTAGTTTTGTTCAATCTGTGCTTTTGTTTCAATCTTAATTTTCTTATAGTTATTTTCTTTTAACGT
This sequence is a window from Cytobacillus luteolus. Protein-coding genes within it:
- a CDS encoding ABC transporter permease subunit — translated: MNMYLHELRVYRKSTIIWTLAQMSLVVLFLAIFPSFASDAQAFKEMLEGFPEELRKAIGLSVDSIATVIGFYSYIFLYLKLCGAIQAMNLGTSLVSKETSEKTADFLLTKPVTRYQILSAKLLAAFTSLIVTNVFFIGTTIMMAIFVSEKEFNVTVLFLIAVSLFLMQLIFLSIGVIVSVVFPKIKSVISVSLGTVFGFFMVAMVSSAMDDTALRYITPFNYFNTSYIIENASYEGSFLLVGGLIIVAAISASFYIYHKRDVHTV
- a CDS encoding ABC transporter permease subunit gives rise to the protein MNLFVRELKAHRKSLIIWSIGMVLLIVSGVGKYSGFSASDQSMNELMSQMPKSLQAIMGSNSFDLSTIMGYYGLLFLYIVLMAVIHSSMLGATIIAKEERDKTAEFLFVKPLSRNKIISSKLCATLVNVVVLNIITFISSLLIVQQNADGAAVFKDIALLMMGLFMLQILFMSIGTALAALKKNSKKAASIATAILLAAFILSIAIDMKESLEPLRFLTPFKYFEAKQILSGGGYETIYFILSFVLIFILIALTFTSYKKRDLN